The segment TCGGCGGCGTGGATCACGGGGACATTGAGCCCGGCCTGCTGCATCAGTCCAGCGACGTGCATGAAGGGCTTTACGTCTTCATGGGCAGGTGGGGCATCCATGATGATGTAGGACACTCCCTGGTGCCGCAGCCTGAAATAATGGCGGAAGCTTGCATCCGATGAGGCCGGCTCGAGCACGTCTATGGCGGAATCCAGGCAGGATTCCACCCAGGCACGCAGGGCCGCTTCACGGGAGGGCGAAAGGCTCGCTTCCAGCTGCGGGGAATGGTTCAATGGCCACCTCCGGGGTTGATGTTTGCCGGCGCTACGCGCGCCATGGTCCGAGACACAAGTGTATCGCGCCTGGCCAGTCCGGAGCGGCCCCCGTCCATTCGCCAGCCTGACCACGGGGAAAGGAGTATCGTGTCTCGACCGGAGCGCCCCCTTGCGCCACGGCGGCTTGCCGGACCGCTGGCAGCCATGATGCTGACCTTCGGCCTGTCACCGGCGATGGCGGCTGAACCACCCCCGCGTGACGTCTGGCCCGCCATGCCCTCGCCCGGCGATCAATGGGCCGCCTGTCTGGACAGACCCGCCGTACCCACCATCAGGGCCGATCGCGCCGCACGCCGGGGCCCGGACGTCGCCACCCGCATCGACGCCGACCGCATGCGTTATGAAACCACCGAGGGACGCTATTCGTTCAGCGGCGACGTCTCGTTGGAACGGGCCGACCAGTGGCTGGGGGCGGACGAGGTGCTGTACCGGGAAATGGAAGACCGGGTGGATGCCCGCGGGTCGCTGCTCTACGGCGAGGAAGGCCTGCGCTTGTTCGCCGAGCAGGGCTACATGCTGCTCGGCGCAGGCAGCGGCAAACTGGACCGGGCACGCTATCTGGTGCCGGAAACACTGACCCAGGGCGAGACCGACCGCATCCGCCTCGATGAAGACGGGGTGGTTCACCTCTCCGGTGCCACCTACTCCACCTGCGAGCCCGGCAACGAACTCTGGCAACTGCGGGTCAGCCGGCTGCGACTGAACCGGGATACCGGCGTCGGCGAGGCCTGGGATGCACGCATGACCCTGTTCGGCACCCCGGTGGCCTACGTGCCCTACATGAACTTTCCCATCGACGAGCGCCGCAAGAGCGGTCTGCTGCCGCCCACGTTCCGCCAGTCCGAGCGCGTCGGCACGGACTTCGCCCTACCCTATTACTGGAATATCGCACCCAACTACGACGCCACCTTCACGCCCCGCTACATGAGCCAGCGCGGCTACATGATGGAGGGCGAGTTCCGCCATCTGCAGAGCTGGAATTCCGGCGAAGTACGCGGTGCCTACCTGCCAGACGACAATGAATTGGAACGCGATCGCTGGGCGTTGTCGGTCCAGCAACGGGCAAACCTGGCCCGGGGAGTCAGCGGCAGCCTGGACGTCAACCGGGTGAGCGACGAGGACTACTTTCGCGATTTCGGCAGCAGCTTCGACCAGTCCAGCACCACCCATCTGCGCAGCCGGGCCCAGCTCCGCCACCGCCAGGGTGACTGGACCAGCACCGCCCGCGCCGACTGGTTCCAGACCCTGTCACCGACCATCTCCGCCGGCAACCGGCCCTACGAGCGACTGCCACAGGTGGTGATGAGCTACACACCCTGGCGGGCCGACCTGGGCCCGGTGGCGCTGGATTACCGCCTGGACGCCGAGGCCGTGCGCTTCGACCATCCGGAACCCCGATTGCGCGACACGGGAACCCGGCTCGACATCACGCCACGGCTGGCATTGCCCTATGAACGCCAGGCCGGTTTCATCCGCCCCTCCGTGGCCCTGCGCCACACGCAGTACGATCTGGACCGGGTCGAAGGCGAGGAGGACGAAAACCTCAGCCGAACAACCCCCATCTCCAGTCTCGACGCCGGGATCTACCTGGAACGCCACTTCCAGGCGTTCAACAGGCCCCTGCGACAGACCCTGGAACCCCGGGCCTACTACCTTTACGTGCCCCGGCGGGATCAATCCGACTTTCCGCTGTTCGACACCACCGCGGCTCAGCCCACGCTGTTCCAGTTCTACTCGGAGAACCGCTTCATAGGCGCCGATCGCATGGGTGACGCGAATCAACTCACCACCGGGCTGACCAGCCGTTTTGTGGACAGGGCGACCGGAGCCGAGTACTTTCGCGTCGGCGTGGGGCAGATCCGCTATTTCGACGACCGAGAGGTGCAACTGCGGGCCTCCGACCCCATCGACGAGACCAACCGCTCGGATATCATCGGTGAGGCGCGGGCGCAGTTGCCGGCGGGCTTTTCGGTCGGCGGCGAGGTGGTCTGGGATCCTGATGCGGAAGAAACCCGCTTCACCAGCGCGCGCATCAACTACCAGCCACGTAACGATGCCGTGATCTCCACCGCCTACCGGGCACGCCGCGACAACGGCGAACTGACGCTGGAGCAGCGCGACATCGCCATGGTCTGGCCAGTGTTCCAGCGCTGGCACGTGTTCGGCGGCTGGCGCTATTCCATGCTCGAAGATCGAACACTGGAGGCGTTCGGCGGTCTAGAATATCGCGATTGTTGCTGGAGCCTGCGGCTCGTGAATCGCTACTATCGGGATGACATACTCGAGGAGCCGGAGCGCTCCGTCATGCTGCAGTTCGAATTCCGAGGTCTCGGCAGTGTCGGAGACCGTATCGAGGACTTCCTGCAGGACAGTATCTACGGCTATCAGGACATGAGGTAACCATGATCGGGGACAAGATCAGGCAGCTCGGCATCTGCGCGCTGGCAGCCTCCAGCATGACGCTGGCCACACTGGCCGGCGCAAGCCAGAGCCTCGACCGCATTGTTGGCATCGTCAACGATGACATCATTCTGGCATCGGAACTGGAGGCGGAAATCCAGTCCGTCCGACAGCAGTTCCAGGGCAGCAACGTACGCCTGCCCAGCGGTGCCGAACTGGAGCGGCAGGTCATGGATCGGCTGATCCTCAAGCGCCTGCAGCTGGCCTACGCACAGCGCGTCGGCATCACCGTCGATGAGGAAACCCTCAACGCCGCGGTCCGCCAGGTGGCAGCGCAGAACAACATGAACCTGCCCCAGTTCCAGCAGGCCCTGCAACGCCAGGGCATGTCCTTCGCGGCCTTCCGCGAGGATCTCCGCGAGGACATCCTGCTGTCACGCCTGCACCAGCGCGAGGTTGAGCGCCAGGTGGAAATCACGCAGCAGGAGATCGAGGAATTTCTCTCCAGCGAGGCGGCGTCCCAGGATCTCCAATACCGGGTCTCCCACATTCTGATATCCACGCCGGAAGCCGCGAGCCCCGAGCAACTGGATACCGCCCGGCAGCGGGCAGAGGAGATTGTCGCGGAACTTCGCGATGGCGCCGACTTCGCCGAAACCGCCGCACGCGTCTCAGACGGTCAGCGCGCCCTGGAAGGTGGCGATCTGGGCTGGCGCGCCGGCGGTGAGCTGCCCAGCGTGTTCCAGGACGATGTGCTCGGCCTCCAGCCCGGCGACATTGCCGGGCCGATTCGCAGCGGCAGCGGCTTCCACATCGTGCTGTTGCGTGATGTCCGCAGCGAGGACGCACAGCTGGTCCAGCAGACCCGGGCCCGCCACATCCTCATCCGCACCAGCGAGGTTGTCACCGACGAAGACGCGCGCCTGCGGCTGGAAAGCCTGCTGGACCGGATAGAAAACGGCGAGGACTTCAGCGCCCTCGCCCGGGTGCACTCGGACGACAGCGGTACCGCCTCTCGTGGTGGTGACCTGGACTGGGTCAGCCCCGGACAGTTGGTGCCCGCTTTCGAGCGCGTCATGGACAACCTGGGTGAGGGCGAGATCAGCCAACCCTTCGAAACCCAGTTCGGCTGGCATGTGGTAAAGGTCGAGGACCGCCGCGAGCGGGACAGCACCGAGGACTACCGTCGCATGCAGGCGGCACAGCAGATCCGCGAGCGCAAGAGCGACGAAGTCGTGGAGGGCTGGTTACGGCGGCTGCGTGATGAAGCCTACGTGGAAAACCGCCTGGCGGAATAGTGGAAACCATGGGCCAGTCAGCAGCGCCGCGCATCGCACTCACCCTGGGTGAGCCGGCGGGCATTGGCCCGGACCTCTGTCTGGCCATTGCACAGCAGCCATGGGAAGCCAGCCTGGTTGCCGTCGGCTGCGGTGAAACGCTCAGGGCCAGGGCCGTGGAACTGGATATGCCGTTGGAGTTGATCAGCGACGACGGCAACGCCGAACCCCATCGACCGGGAACGCTGCGCCTCGCAGACTGCCCGACGGCGGTGGCGGTTGCCGCCGGTCACCTCGACCAGCGCAACGCCCAGGCTGTGCTCGACATGCTGCGACAGGCCGGGCAGGGCTGCCTCGACGGGGTCTACGACGCCGTGGTCACCGGTCCGGTTCAAAAGAGCGTCATCAATGACGCAGGCATTCACTTCACTGGCCACACCGAGTTCTTCGCCGAACTCACCGGCGCGCCGCGGCCGGTGATGCTGCTGGCCGCTGACAACCTGCGGGTTGCCCTTGCCACCACGCATCTGCCCCTGAGAGAGGTCGCCGACGCCATCAACGAGCCGGGGCTCAGCGAGGTGTTGCGTATCCTGCATCGGGATCTACGCGCGCGCATGGGCCTGGAGACGCCCCGCATCCTGGTCTGTGGCCTCAACCCCCACGCCGGGGAGGGCGGGCACCTGGGCCGGGAAGAGCTCGATATCATCATCCCCTGCCTGGAGCGACTTCGCGCCGAAGGCCTGGACCTGGTGGGCCCGTTACCCGCCGATACACTGTTCACCCCACGCGTCCTTGAGGGCGCCGACGCGGTGCTGGCCATGTACCACGACCAGGGCCTTCCGGTTCTGAAACACGTGGGTTTCGGCCACGCCGTGAATATCACCCTGGGGCTGCCCATCATCCGCACCTCGGTGGACCACGGCACGGCCCTCGATCTGGCCGGCACGGGTCGGGCGGATGCCGGCAGCCTGGTGGCCGCTCTGCACAGCGCCATTGCCATGGTGCATGCAAGCCGCTCGCAATGAACGACTTCGCCGGCCATCGGGCCCGCAAACGCTTCGGACAGAATTTTCTCCACGACCGTGGCGTCATCCAGCGAATCATCGCCGCCGTACAGCCCCGCCCCGGCGATCACCTGGTGGAGATCGGACCTGGCCAGGGGGCGCTCACCCTGCCCCTGCTTGATGCCGCCGGAAGCCTCGAGGCTGTGGAGATGGACCGTGACCTGGTACCGCGCCTGCAAGCACGCTGCGCCGGACATGGCGAGCTCGTCCTTCATCAGGGCGACGCCCTGCGCTTCGACTTCCGTCAGTGCCACGGCGGGGCAGGTCGCCTAAGGCTGATCGGCAACCTGCCCTACAATATTTCCACGCCGCTGCTCTTCCACCTGCTCAAACAGGCCGACCTGGTGCTGGACATGCACTTCATGCTGCAGCGAGAGGTAGTGGAACGCATGGCCGCCCAGCCAGGCAGCAAAACCTACGGTCGTCTGTCGGTGATGATCCAGTACGCCTGCGAGGTTGAAGCCCTGTTCCGGGTGCCGCCCGGCGCCTTCAACCCCGCACCCAAGGTAGAATCGGCCATTGTCCGGCTCACGCCGAAGTCGCCTGATCTGCCTGCATGCGACCAGCAACGCCTCGCCACCGTGGTTGCCGCCGCCTTCGGACAGCGGCGCAAGACACTGCGCCGTGCCCTTGCAGGCGTGATCGACGCCGGGTTGATCAGCACCGCCGGCATCGATCCCGGGGCCCGCGCTGAACAGCTCACCGTGGGGCAGTTTGTCCGGCTGGCCAACGCATCCTCCCCGCCCTGACGCAACGGACTTCCGCCGAAACTGTCGATACGTATACTGGGCAGAGAGCCGCTCGGTTGACGGCGCATGAGCCTGGAGGACGAACTGCATGGAACAAGCCCCCAAGTACACACGCATCATGCTGTGCGTGGATTTCAGCGAAGATGCCGATCGCGTTTGCGCCCGCGCTGCGGACATTTCAAGGCGTCATGATGCGCCGCTGCACCTGCTGCATGTGGTGGAGCATGTGCCAGTAGACGCGGTGGGGGAGTTTCTTGGGCCGCCACAGGTGGACGTCCACGAGGGCATGCTGCGCAGCGCCGAGGATCGCCTGAAGCGCACTGCCGCACGCATGGGGTTTCCCGATGCCGACCGTACCGTCACCGCAGGCTACACCCGACAGGAAATCGTCAATCACGCCGAAGCACTGGGCTGCGACCTGATCGTGGTGGGTAGTCACGGCCGGCATGGGCTGGCGCTGCTGCTGGGGTCCACAGCCAGCGCGGTGCTGCAAGGTGCACGCTGCGACGTGCTCGCAGTGCGCATCTAGAGAATTCCCTGTCTACCTGCCCGGCCCTACAGCAGGGTCAGGAGCACAGCCACGGCGACGCCGACGGCGAGCAGGAGCACCGGATCAGGCCGGGGATAACGTCGTTGTTTGTAGTCCATGGTCCAGTTTTATAAGGCATTGACCGCCCGGAGACTGTGTCAACGGTCTCATTTATCAACGGACGTCCGTCGCATCCCGCTGATTATCTGTCTGTTTCATGTCCGAAAACGGCTCTCGGGACCGGATCGCCAAGGGCCGACTTTCCCGCACTGCACCACTGCCGTTACACTGCTCATGCTGGAGACGGCGCCCTGCAACCGGCGCCACTCACCGAATCGACACGTTCAGCACAGGAAGACCCGCGACCGATGACCGACTCGTCTCGCTACAGCATCCGCGTTGAGGTGGAACCCGCCTATCTGGACCAGGAGTCCGCTCCCCAGGAGGATCGTTACGTATTCAGCTATACGGTGACCATTCAAAATCTGGGCGAGATGGCGGCAAAACTGGTGCGTCGGCACTGGATCATCACGGATGCCAATGGCGAGCGGCGGGAAGTCAGTGGCGAAGGCGTTGTCGGCGAACAACCCCTGCTCGGCCCGGGGGATCAGTTCCGCTATACCAGCGGTGCCATGCTCAATACGCCGGTGGGCAGCATGGAAGGCAGTTATGAACTGATCGCCGATGACGGCACCACCTTTACCGCCGCCATTCCGGCTTTCACGCTGGCCATGCCCAGAACGCTGCATTGATGCGAGACCTCGCCCACCACTGCCGGAGTTGATCGTGGCGACCTACTGCATTGGCGACATCCAGGGCTGTCATCCGCAGTTCCTCGAACTGCTGGAACGGCTTGATTTCCGTCCGGGGCGGGATCGCCTGTGGCTGACCGGCGACCTGGTGAATCGCGGTCCGCAGTCCCTGGAAGTCCTGCGCTACGTAAAGGCAATGGGCGATCACGTGGTGACCGTGCTCGGCAACCATGACCTGCACCTGCTCGCTATCTGGGCCGGCGCCTCCGGGCTCAAGAGTTCGGACACTGTGGCGGACGTACTCCAGGCACCTGACCGAGACGAGCTGATGAACTGGCTTCGGCGCCAACCGCTCATGCATGAAGATCCCACACTTGGCTATGTCATGACCCATGCCGGTATCGCCCCGCCGTGGACGCTGGACGTTGCCCGGGCCTGCGCCCGGGAGGCCGAAGAGGTACTACGGGGAGACGAGTTCAACCTGTTCATGGCAGAAATCTACGGCAATGATCCGGCACAGTGGGATCCCGCCCTCAGGGGCTGGGATCGGCAGCGTTACATCATCAACGCACTGACCCGCATGCGTTACTGCGCACCGGACGGGAGCCTGCTGCTGGATTTCAAGGGCGAACCCGGCAGCCAGCCCCCGGACTACCTGCCCTGGTTTCATGTCCCCCATCGGCACCCGCTGCCCACCGGCACCCGCCTGGTAACCGGCCATTGGTCCACCCTCGGCTTCTATGACCAGCCGGACGTGATCTCCATTGATACCGGTTGTCTCTGGGGCGGTGAGCTCACCGCGATTCAACTGGATGCCGACGCCCGCCGCACCACCGTGAAATGTCCCGTAGCCATGAAGCCGGCCTGATCCGCCAGCCCCCCGGCCAGGACGATTCAAGCCCCAAGCTGGTGCAATGAACGACGATAACGCTCCCAATTGAAGCTCGGACCCGGGTCAGTCTTTCTATCCGGAGCAATATCGCTGTGTCCCACGATCCGCGCAGGCGTAATCGCCGGATAGGCCCTGGTGAGCACCCGTGTCAGGCTTGCGAGGCGCCGGTACTGGCGCACGGTGTAGGGGGTTTGTTCATCCCCCTCGAGCTCGATGCCGATGGAATAGTCATTGCATCGCTCCCTGCCTTCCCAGACAGACACACCGGCATGCCAGGCACGCCGATGCAGGGCCACATACTGGGTCAGGCTGCCATCGCGACGGAGCAGCAGATGGCTGGAGACACGCAGGCCGCGCAACCCCTCGAAATAGGGGTGGGCGTCGCAATCGAGGGTATTCGTGAACAGGGCATCGATCCATGGCCCCCCGTATCGTTCAGGCGGCAGGCTGATGCAGTGGATGACGAGCAGATCAATGCTGGTTCCCGGCGGCCGTTCATCGGCATTAGGCGACGCCAGCCGCCGGACCGACGTCAGCCAACCGTCCGCTTCGAGTTGCATGCTGGGCGGTAATCCATTGGTTCGCGAGACATGTCCACATGGTAGCATCCCGTCATGACACCAAAGGAGCCGGCATGAGCAAGGAAGCCCCGCTGTCGTCCATGCCCATCGAGCAGGCCCGGGCCGACATCGCAGCGGCCTTCGATGGCCACCTCGGCGGCTTCAGCGATCCACCCAAGTATCCCCAGGCGTCAACACTGGACTTCCTGCTGGCGCGCTACGGCCGCCACGGTGACCGCCAGGCCCTGCACATGGCATGCACGACACTGCGACGCATGGCCCTGGGGGGTATCAATGACCAGATCGGCGGTGGCTTTGCACGCTATTCGGTGGATCCCTGGTGGATGGTCCCCCACTTCGAGAAGACGCTGAGCGACAACGCCCTGCTGCTCGGCCTGTACGCCGACGCCTACCAGGCCACCGGCGACGACTTCTATGCCCGCATTGCCCGGGAGACCGCCGAGTGGCTGTTACGGGAGATGCGGGACGACCAGGGCAGCTTCTACTCGACACTGGCAGCCGAGTCCGATGGCGGTGAGGGCCGCTACTATACCTGGACGCCAGACGAGGCAAGGCGTGTGCTCAACGCGGCGGAGTACCGGCTGATCGAACGGCGCTTCGGGCTGGATGACGATCCGAATGTCGGTGATCGCTGGCACTTCCACGTTTATGCCTCGGTGTCGGAACTGAGCAAGCGTCTGCGCGAGCCCCGCGACCTGGTGCTTGAAAGACTGCGGCGTGCTCGCCACAAACTGTATACGGCGCGGTTGCGACGACCCCGACCCAGCCTGGATCAGACGGTACGGACGAGCTGGAACGCGCTCGCGGTCAGGACGCTTGCCAGAGCTGGCCGCATACTGGAAGAGCAGCACTGGATCGACGCGGCTGAAGGCGCGTGGCAGGCCCTGCACGACACCGTGTGCAGGGCGGATCGCGTGTGCAGCGAGCGTCGGGGTGAGGATATCGCCAAAAACGGGTTCCTCGAAGACACGGCGTTCATGCTGACGGCGACACTGGAGTTGCTGCAGAGTCGCTGGTCAGACGAGGCCCTGCAACTGGCCCAGCGCCTTGCTGATGACCTTGTCGATGACTTCCAGGGCGAAGACGGCACGCTGCTGGCTACCGACGCCGGCGGCGAGGCTCCCGTGAAGGACTACGCCACCGCTCTGGCGGACAATGGCATGCCCACGGCGACCTCCGCGGCAGTTTCCGGGCTTCGCCGGCTCGGCTGCCTGCTGAGTGAGCCGCGTTACCTCAATGCCGCCGACCGGGCGTTGCGCGCCGCCTGGGACATCCTCGAGGAGCAGCCTGGCGCCTGCCCCTCGCTGGCGCAGGCGCTGGACGAACATCTGCATGCGCCCCGGCAGGTTGTGCTTCGCGGCGAACCTGCGGATACCAGCGCCTGGCGACGTGCCCTTGAACGCT is part of the Natronocella acetinitrilica genome and harbors:
- a CDS encoding LPS-assembly protein LptD; this encodes MSRPERPLAPRRLAGPLAAMMLTFGLSPAMAAEPPPRDVWPAMPSPGDQWAACLDRPAVPTIRADRAARRGPDVATRIDADRMRYETTEGRYSFSGDVSLERADQWLGADEVLYREMEDRVDARGSLLYGEEGLRLFAEQGYMLLGAGSGKLDRARYLVPETLTQGETDRIRLDEDGVVHLSGATYSTCEPGNELWQLRVSRLRLNRDTGVGEAWDARMTLFGTPVAYVPYMNFPIDERRKSGLLPPTFRQSERVGTDFALPYYWNIAPNYDATFTPRYMSQRGYMMEGEFRHLQSWNSGEVRGAYLPDDNELERDRWALSVQQRANLARGVSGSLDVNRVSDEDYFRDFGSSFDQSSTTHLRSRAQLRHRQGDWTSTARADWFQTLSPTISAGNRPYERLPQVVMSYTPWRADLGPVALDYRLDAEAVRFDHPEPRLRDTGTRLDITPRLALPYERQAGFIRPSVALRHTQYDLDRVEGEEDENLSRTTPISSLDAGIYLERHFQAFNRPLRQTLEPRAYYLYVPRRDQSDFPLFDTTAAQPTLFQFYSENRFIGADRMGDANQLTTGLTSRFVDRATGAEYFRVGVGQIRYFDDREVQLRASDPIDETNRSDIIGEARAQLPAGFSVGGEVVWDPDAEETRFTSARINYQPRNDAVISTAYRARRDNGELTLEQRDIAMVWPVFQRWHVFGGWRYSMLEDRTLEAFGGLEYRDCCWSLRLVNRYYRDDILEEPERSVMLQFEFRGLGSVGDRIEDFLQDSIYGYQDMR
- a CDS encoding peptidylprolyl isomerase, whose translation is MIGDKIRQLGICALAASSMTLATLAGASQSLDRIVGIVNDDIILASELEAEIQSVRQQFQGSNVRLPSGAELERQVMDRLILKRLQLAYAQRVGITVDEETLNAAVRQVAAQNNMNLPQFQQALQRQGMSFAAFREDLREDILLSRLHQREVERQVEITQQEIEEFLSSEAASQDLQYRVSHILISTPEAASPEQLDTARQRAEEIVAELRDGADFAETAARVSDGQRALEGGDLGWRAGGELPSVFQDDVLGLQPGDIAGPIRSGSGFHIVLLRDVRSEDAQLVQQTRARHILIRTSEVVTDEDARLRLESLLDRIENGEDFSALARVHSDDSGTASRGGDLDWVSPGQLVPAFERVMDNLGEGEISQPFETQFGWHVVKVEDRRERDSTEDYRRMQAAQQIRERKSDEVVEGWLRRLRDEAYVENRLAE
- the pdxA gene encoding 4-hydroxythreonine-4-phosphate dehydrogenase PdxA, yielding MGQSAAPRIALTLGEPAGIGPDLCLAIAQQPWEASLVAVGCGETLRARAVELDMPLELISDDGNAEPHRPGTLRLADCPTAVAVAAGHLDQRNAQAVLDMLRQAGQGCLDGVYDAVVTGPVQKSVINDAGIHFTGHTEFFAELTGAPRPVMLLAADNLRVALATTHLPLREVADAINEPGLSEVLRILHRDLRARMGLETPRILVCGLNPHAGEGGHLGREELDIIIPCLERLRAEGLDLVGPLPADTLFTPRVLEGADAVLAMYHDQGLPVLKHVGFGHAVNITLGLPIIRTSVDHGTALDLAGTGRADAGSLVAALHSAIAMVHASRSQ
- the rsmA gene encoding 16S rRNA (adenine(1518)-N(6)/adenine(1519)-N(6))-dimethyltransferase RsmA, coding for MNDFAGHRARKRFGQNFLHDRGVIQRIIAAVQPRPGDHLVEIGPGQGALTLPLLDAAGSLEAVEMDRDLVPRLQARCAGHGELVLHQGDALRFDFRQCHGGAGRLRLIGNLPYNISTPLLFHLLKQADLVLDMHFMLQREVVERMAAQPGSKTYGRLSVMIQYACEVEALFRVPPGAFNPAPKVESAIVRLTPKSPDLPACDQQRLATVVAAAFGQRRKTLRRALAGVIDAGLISTAGIDPGARAEQLTVGQFVRLANASSPP
- a CDS encoding universal stress protein gives rise to the protein MEQAPKYTRIMLCVDFSEDADRVCARAADISRRHDAPLHLLHVVEHVPVDAVGEFLGPPQVDVHEGMLRSAEDRLKRTAARMGFPDADRTVTAGYTRQEIVNHAEALGCDLIVVGSHGRHGLALLLGSTASAVLQGARCDVLAVRI
- the apaG gene encoding Co2+/Mg2+ efflux protein ApaG, which codes for MTDSSRYSIRVEVEPAYLDQESAPQEDRYVFSYTVTIQNLGEMAAKLVRRHWIITDANGERREVSGEGVVGEQPLLGPGDQFRYTSGAMLNTPVGSMEGSYELIADDGTTFTAAIPAFTLAMPRTLH
- a CDS encoding symmetrical bis(5'-nucleosyl)-tetraphosphatase, which encodes MATYCIGDIQGCHPQFLELLERLDFRPGRDRLWLTGDLVNRGPQSLEVLRYVKAMGDHVVTVLGNHDLHLLAIWAGASGLKSSDTVADVLQAPDRDELMNWLRRQPLMHEDPTLGYVMTHAGIAPPWTLDVARACAREAEEVLRGDEFNLFMAEIYGNDPAQWDPALRGWDRQRYIINALTRMRYCAPDGSLLLDFKGEPGSQPPDYLPWFHVPHRHPLPTGTRLVTGHWSTLGFYDQPDVISIDTGCLWGGELTAIQLDADARRTTVKCPVAMKPA
- the ampD gene encoding 1,6-anhydro-N-acetylmuramyl-L-alanine amidase AmpD; amino-acid sequence: MQLEADGWLTSVRRLASPNADERPPGTSIDLLVIHCISLPPERYGGPWIDALFTNTLDCDAHPYFEGLRGLRVSSHLLLRRDGSLTQYVALHRRAWHAGVSVWEGRERCNDYSIGIELEGDEQTPYTVRQYRRLASLTRVLTRAYPAITPARIVGHSDIAPDRKTDPGPSFNWERYRRSLHQLGA
- a CDS encoding thioredoxin domain-containing protein; translated protein: MSKEAPLSSMPIEQARADIAAAFDGHLGGFSDPPKYPQASTLDFLLARYGRHGDRQALHMACTTLRRMALGGINDQIGGGFARYSVDPWWMVPHFEKTLSDNALLLGLYADAYQATGDDFYARIARETAEWLLREMRDDQGSFYSTLAAESDGGEGRYYTWTPDEARRVLNAAEYRLIERRFGLDDDPNVGDRWHFHVYASVSELSKRLREPRDLVLERLRRARHKLYTARLRRPRPSLDQTVRTSWNALAVRTLARAGRILEEQHWIDAAEGAWQALHDTVCRADRVCSERRGEDIAKNGFLEDTAFMLTATLELLQSRWSDEALQLAQRLADDLVDDFQGEDGTLLATDAGGEAPVKDYATALADNGMPTATSAAVSGLRRLGCLLSEPRYLNAADRALRAAWDILEEQPGACPSLAQALDEHLHAPRQVVLRGEPADTSAWRRALERYYQPGLATYSLPPGAGADTTALADKQRDGDGCRAWVFRSSHHGPPLDSLDALLDTVYHRGGQA